In Treponema primitia ZAS-2, a genomic segment contains:
- a CDS encoding ABC transporter substrate-binding protein, whose product MKLKNKPTLWVAGLLIFSLFAAQSGFAKGQNDRSGASPDSTIVNIGSLYEPTNLSNTQGGGQGVNEALSGNVYEGLFKLTDDGKVENLLAASYTKSADGLSYTIILRDGVKFHSGKLLTSADVKASLERVVAPGSLSARISSFRNVKSIDTPDARTVVFHLNNPAISFLYHLAVMWIVNDDGRDFRIEEDGTGPYTLDTWNRGSSLSIKKWDGYWGAPAKNSGVVFYYFTDASALSNALLSGQIDIIAAVQSPDAIAQFENNPKYKINNGASTTKELLAFNDRVAPFDNTNVRKAIYSAVNRAKLLNSIWGNYGSLIGSMVPPTDPWYDPALVNANPYDVNLAKSLLAQAGFPNGFTFTLDTPTYDPHPTVAEFLKSELASIGIIVNINSISADEWYSKVYRDRDFTATLQEHVNDRDVVWYGNPNFYWGYNNPDVVKLVSEAEQANSTDEQTQKLLEVNRTIAREAASVWLYLYPQIVIAVSNVSGYPINGLNSQFHSYNIVKTN is encoded by the coding sequence ATGAAGCTTAAAAACAAACCCACCCTTTGGGTTGCGGGCTTGCTGATTTTTTCCCTCTTTGCGGCCCAAAGCGGGTTTGCCAAGGGGCAGAATGACCGGAGCGGGGCAAGCCCCGACTCGACGATTGTCAATATCGGTTCCCTCTATGAGCCGACAAACCTGTCAAATACCCAGGGGGGCGGGCAGGGCGTAAACGAGGCGCTTAGCGGAAATGTGTATGAGGGGCTTTTTAAGCTGACTGATGACGGGAAGGTGGAAAATCTGCTGGCCGCCAGTTACACGAAAAGTGCGGATGGGCTGAGCTATACCATAATACTGCGGGATGGGGTTAAGTTTCACTCCGGGAAGCTCCTTACTTCCGCGGATGTTAAAGCCAGTCTGGAGCGGGTTGTTGCCCCCGGTTCCCTGAGCGCCCGGATTTCCAGCTTTAGAAACGTAAAAAGTATTGATACCCCGGATGCAAGGACCGTGGTGTTTCACCTCAATAATCCTGCAATTTCGTTCCTGTACCACCTCGCGGTGATGTGGATTGTCAATGATGACGGAAGGGATTTCAGGATTGAGGAAGACGGGACCGGCCCCTACACCCTGGATACTTGGAACCGGGGCAGTTCTTTGAGCATTAAAAAATGGGATGGGTATTGGGGTGCCCCCGCAAAAAATTCCGGTGTGGTTTTCTATTACTTTACCGATGCGAGCGCCCTGAGTAATGCCCTTTTAAGCGGGCAAATTGACATTATTGCTGCGGTGCAGAGTCCCGATGCGATTGCCCAATTTGAAAATAACCCTAAGTACAAGATCAACAACGGTGCTTCAACCACCAAGGAACTGCTCGCCTTTAATGATAGGGTGGCGCCCTTTGATAATACGAATGTCCGCAAGGCTATTTATTCCGCTGTTAACCGGGCAAAGCTGCTTAATTCAATTTGGGGAAACTACGGCTCCCTGATCGGTTCCATGGTACCTCCTACGGATCCCTGGTACGATCCGGCCCTGGTTAATGCCAATCCCTACGATGTTAATTTGGCAAAATCTCTGCTTGCCCAGGCGGGTTTTCCCAATGGATTCACCTTTACCCTGGACACCCCCACATACGATCCCCACCCCACGGTGGCGGAATTCCTCAAAAGCGAATTGGCATCAATCGGAATAATCGTGAATATTAATTCCATATCCGCAGACGAATGGTACTCCAAGGTATATCGTGACCGTGATTTCACCGCTACGCTCCAGGAGCACGTGAATGACCGGGATGTGGTGTGGTATGGGAATCCTAACTTTTATTGGGGATACAACAACCCTGATGTGGTAAAGCTCGTTAGTGAAGCGGAGCAGGCGAACAGCACCGATGAGCAGACACAAAAACTGCTTGAGGTGAACAGGACTATTGCCCGGGAAGCCGCCAGTGTTTGGCTCT
- a CDS encoding YibE/F family protein, translated as MEPGKKNYSSLFFHNAQKKDIVFSCCILLLCVILLFIPTGFENRQATGVEHVEGKVVAVDNSQFREYGLVLSGSQRIDVEVLAGRWKGRILSTGNHFLGKMDLDRVFEIGDRTLLNISTQGDIVAWANAADHYRLRVELILLVIFACFLLFYGGFFGFQAILSFFFTALTVWKLMIPAMLRGIDPIILSFITVSILSAAILFLVAGLNKKGVVALLGATIGLAITSVMALCFTEPFNINGAVRPFSETLLYAGFINLNLTRIFIAGVVLSASGAVMDLSMDISAAMNEIVSLNPDISAKKLFLSGNNIGRSVIGTMTTTLLLAYSGGYLAMLMLFMGQGISNSNILNINYTAAEILQTVVGSFGLVLVAPITTVMGTLLYIPKRKKTKTTVEK; from the coding sequence ATGGAACCGGGGAAGAAAAACTATAGTTCCCTTTTCTTTCACAATGCACAGAAGAAGGATATTGTCTTTTCATGCTGTATTCTTCTTTTGTGTGTAATTCTATTGTTCATCCCCACGGGTTTTGAAAATCGTCAAGCCACAGGGGTTGAACATGTTGAAGGAAAAGTTGTTGCAGTCGATAATTCGCAGTTTAGAGAATATGGTTTAGTCCTCTCCGGTTCCCAGCGTATTGATGTTGAGGTGCTCGCGGGGCGTTGGAAAGGGCGAATCCTCAGCACGGGGAATCATTTTCTGGGCAAGATGGATCTGGATCGGGTATTTGAAATTGGGGATCGCACTCTGCTGAATATTTCCACCCAGGGAGATATTGTCGCCTGGGCAAATGCGGCAGACCATTACCGGCTGCGGGTCGAATTAATTCTCCTGGTGATTTTTGCCTGTTTTCTGTTGTTTTACGGGGGCTTTTTCGGGTTCCAAGCGATACTTTCCTTTTTCTTTACCGCCCTTACGGTATGGAAACTGATGATCCCCGCCATGCTGCGGGGCATCGATCCCATCATCCTGAGTTTTATAACCGTCTCTATTTTATCCGCAGCTATTTTATTCCTGGTGGCGGGACTCAATAAAAAAGGAGTCGTTGCCCTTCTGGGTGCGACAATCGGGCTTGCGATAACCTCTGTGATGGCCCTTTGCTTTACCGAACCTTTCAATATCAACGGCGCAGTACGTCCTTTCTCAGAAACCCTGCTTTATGCAGGGTTCATCAACCTCAACCTTACCCGTATTTTTATCGCCGGAGTGGTCCTTTCCGCATCAGGAGCGGTAATGGATCTTTCCATGGATATTTCGGCGGCAATGAACGAAATCGTCAGCCTCAACCCCGATATTTCCGCTAAAAAACTATTTCTATCGGGTAACAATATCGGGCGCTCGGTTATCGGTACCATGACGACGACCCTCCTCCTTGCGTACAGTGGGGGATATCTCGCCATGTTGATGCTTTTTATGGGCCAGGGAATATCCAACAGCAATATCTTAAACATCAATTATACGGCGGCAGAAATACTCCAAACCGTAGTTGGCAGTTTCGGCCTTGTCCTGGTAGCCCCCATTACGACGGTAATGGGTACCTTGCTGTATATCCCTAAACGGAAAAAAACCAAAACGACAGTAGAAAAATAG
- a CDS encoding alkaline phosphatase, with protein MKKVASVFVLFLTAFTLVFAGGGSQKSEQQGNLKGKAKYIFVFIGDGTSIPQRTTTEMYLASQKNTRNYENAVAREGGTFGAGNGVTDFTPAIERMLMSGFPGQGFSSTYSSNSLITDSSSAGTAIATGLKTRDGVVGMDPTTSFPYTSMAKLARNKGLKVGIVTTVSLDHATPASFYASVPSRDFYYDISLQLAESNFNYFGGGGFKQPTGAKKDQRDINEILKEAGYKIFNTKEDFNRLKAGDDKIIAINPRLDSDKAVPYAIDLDDRDIQLSQFVAKGIEVLDNPNGFFMMVESGKVDWACHANDAAGTIYDVISLDEAVKAAYDFYLKHPNETLIVVTGDHETGGMTLGYAGTGYDAFLNKLSGQKCSFDAFNKEIFPAYRAENPNIKKLADVYPVIEKYFGLRPYNATEVARLQQAAKGGDSSAYITLGQTLTESETADLEKALAYTLLEPKERPASSPMTNDYYLSYGYMADPFTTALVHILDQKSGVSWTTFSHTGLPTPVSVIGVGNELFNGYYDNTDIFKKVVAIGQLE; from the coding sequence ATGAAAAAAGTCGCATCGGTTTTCGTACTGTTTCTGACTGCATTCACCCTGGTATTTGCCGGCGGTGGGAGTCAAAAGTCGGAGCAACAGGGGAATTTAAAGGGCAAAGCAAAGTATATCTTTGTGTTTATTGGGGATGGAACATCAATTCCCCAAAGAACCACCACGGAGATGTACTTGGCCAGTCAGAAAAACACCCGGAATTATGAGAATGCGGTTGCCCGGGAAGGTGGTACATTCGGTGCAGGTAATGGGGTTACCGATTTTACTCCTGCGATTGAACGTATGTTGATGAGCGGCTTCCCCGGACAGGGGTTCAGCAGCACCTATTCCAGTAACTCCCTGATCACCGATTCTTCTTCTGCGGGAACGGCGATTGCTACCGGACTAAAGACACGGGACGGAGTGGTAGGCATGGACCCGACAACGTCATTCCCCTATACATCCATGGCAAAGCTGGCAAGGAATAAGGGACTGAAAGTGGGCATTGTTACTACCGTTTCTCTGGATCACGCGACTCCGGCGTCTTTCTACGCTTCGGTTCCCAGCCGGGATTTCTACTACGATATATCCCTGCAGCTGGCCGAAAGTAACTTTAACTATTTCGGCGGCGGAGGTTTTAAACAGCCCACGGGAGCAAAAAAGGACCAGCGGGATATTAATGAAATATTAAAAGAAGCTGGGTATAAAATATTCAACACCAAAGAAGACTTTAACCGGCTCAAAGCAGGGGATGATAAGATTATAGCTATCAACCCCAGACTGGATTCTGACAAAGCGGTTCCTTATGCCATTGATCTGGATGACCGGGACATTCAGCTTTCACAGTTTGTCGCCAAGGGGATCGAAGTCCTGGATAACCCCAATGGGTTCTTCATGATGGTAGAAAGTGGCAAGGTTGACTGGGCCTGTCACGCAAATGATGCGGCAGGCACGATTTATGATGTAATCTCCCTTGATGAGGCAGTTAAGGCTGCCTACGACTTCTATCTGAAACACCCCAACGAAACCCTTATTGTGGTTACCGGAGACCATGAAACCGGCGGTATGACCCTGGGCTACGCCGGGACCGGCTACGATGCATTCTTAAATAAACTTTCAGGACAGAAATGTTCCTTTGATGCTTTTAATAAAGAAATATTTCCGGCCTACAGGGCAGAAAATCCTAATATTAAAAAGCTGGCTGATGTGTATCCCGTGATCGAAAAATATTTCGGCCTCCGACCGTACAATGCTACCGAAGTTGCACGGCTTCAACAGGCAGCCAAAGGGGGCGATTCGAGTGCTTACATAACACTAGGCCAAACCCTTACGGAATCTGAGACAGCGGATCTGGAAAAAGCGCTGGCATACACACTGCTGGAACCGAAGGAACGCCCTGCCTCTTCACCCATGACGAATGACTATTACCTTTCCTACGGGTACATGGCGGATCCTTTCACGACCGCCCTCGTTCATATACTTGATCAAAAATCAGGGGTGAGCTGGACTACCTTCTCCCATACAGGACTTCCAACCCCTGTTTCGGTTATCGGCGTAGGGAATGAACTGTTCAATGGGTACTATGACAATACGGATATATTCAAGAAAGTCGTGGCTATTGGTCAGCTGGAGTAA
- a CDS encoding glycoside hydrolase family 3 protein, translated as MEKKWEMIQKDGYVLIVNKGGATLGIQTDNKDRILEQDGFAFKDLNGNGKLDPYEDWRLPFSERIKDLVKRLSIEEIAGLMLYSSHQAIARNSLLSEMMYPGQNAQDTRQHVYDLTEGQKKFLKDDKLRHVLMAMADDAVTAAKWSNQAQAFVESLGLGIPVNISSDPRHTPSVTAEFNMGAGGDISIWPDHIGLAATFDPNVVKQFGLIASKEYRAMGITTALSPQIDLSSDPRWNRFTGTFGEVTDLAVDMARAYCDGFQTSEGVQEIEGGWGFDSVNAMAKHWPGGGSGEGGRDAHYGFGKYAVYPGNNLEEQLKPFINGAFKLDGKTSSASAVMPYYTISYGIDTRYGENVGNSYNKYIITDLLRQKYGFDGVICTDWLITSDFGDLDKVLGGKCWGVETLSIAERHYKILMAGVDQFGGNNDIKPVLDAYEMGVKEKGEHYMRERFELSAARLLRNIFRTGLFENPYLDTEESRKIAGRADFVRLGYEAQVKSVVLLKNKGNVLPLAKKTKVYIPIRHLGKSTDWFGRSIEARDVSPISRTLLENFFEVTDNPENADGAICFIGSPKSLPYSKEKGYLPISLQYRPYTAKSARKESIAGEDRSYYNKTTTTENESDLDMILDTRKLMPGKPVIVVANAKNPFIVSEFETACDALILHFGVRAQVLLDILSGTAEPSALLPFQMPLDMETVEAQFEDVPRDMKPYKDECGNTYDFAFGSNWHGVISDWRTVKYGPK; from the coding sequence ATGGAAAAGAAATGGGAGATGATTCAAAAAGATGGCTATGTGCTCATTGTTAACAAAGGCGGAGCCACTTTAGGAATACAAACTGATAATAAAGATCGTATCCTTGAACAGGATGGATTTGCCTTCAAGGACCTCAATGGCAACGGAAAACTTGACCCTTACGAGGATTGGCGCTTGCCCTTTTCAGAACGGATAAAAGACCTGGTAAAAAGGCTTTCTATAGAAGAAATCGCAGGATTGATGCTCTATAGCTCCCATCAGGCAATTGCCCGGAATAGTCTCTTGTCCGAAATGATGTACCCCGGGCAGAATGCTCAGGATACCCGGCAGCATGTGTATGATCTCACGGAGGGACAGAAAAAATTCCTTAAAGACGATAAGCTGCGTCATGTCCTTATGGCGATGGCGGACGATGCAGTAACAGCGGCAAAATGGAGCAACCAAGCCCAGGCTTTCGTCGAATCCCTGGGCTTGGGAATTCCGGTAAACATCAGTTCCGATCCCCGGCATACACCGTCGGTTACAGCGGAATTCAATATGGGTGCGGGGGGTGATATTTCTATATGGCCGGATCACATCGGGCTTGCAGCCACCTTTGACCCGAATGTAGTAAAACAATTCGGCCTAATTGCTTCAAAGGAATACCGCGCCATGGGTATCACCACGGCCCTTTCTCCCCAGATAGATCTTTCCTCGGACCCGCGCTGGAACCGCTTCACCGGTACTTTTGGGGAAGTAACAGATCTTGCTGTGGATATGGCCCGGGCCTATTGTGATGGTTTTCAAACTTCCGAAGGAGTACAGGAGATAGAAGGCGGCTGGGGATTTGACAGCGTAAATGCCATGGCAAAACACTGGCCCGGAGGAGGAAGCGGGGAGGGCGGCAGGGATGCCCATTACGGATTCGGTAAATATGCGGTGTATCCCGGGAACAATCTGGAAGAACAATTAAAGCCTTTTATTAATGGCGCATTTAAGCTGGACGGGAAAACCTCCTCGGCTTCGGCAGTTATGCCCTATTACACCATTTCCTATGGCATTGATACCCGGTACGGCGAAAACGTTGGGAATTCCTACAATAAATATATTATTACCGATTTATTACGGCAAAAATACGGCTTCGATGGTGTGATATGCACTGACTGGCTTATTACCAGTGACTTTGGGGATCTTGATAAAGTATTAGGCGGAAAATGCTGGGGAGTAGAAACCCTTTCGATTGCAGAACGGCACTATAAGATTCTCATGGCAGGGGTAGATCAATTCGGAGGCAACAACGATATTAAACCCGTACTGGATGCTTATGAGATGGGTGTAAAGGAAAAGGGCGAGCACTATATGCGGGAACGGTTTGAGCTTTCTGCGGCCAGGCTTCTGCGTAATATTTTCCGTACCGGGCTTTTTGAAAACCCCTATCTTGACACCGAAGAATCACGCAAAATTGCGGGAAGAGCGGACTTTGTAAGGCTTGGCTATGAGGCTCAGGTAAAAAGCGTTGTTCTCCTGAAAAATAAAGGAAATGTCCTGCCCCTGGCAAAGAAAACAAAGGTCTATATCCCTATACGGCATCTCGGAAAAAGTACCGACTGGTTCGGGCGGTCCATTGAAGCCCGGGATGTCTCCCCCATTAGCCGAACTCTGCTGGAAAATTTTTTTGAAGTGACCGATAATCCTGAAAATGCCGATGGGGCAATCTGTTTTATTGGATCCCCAAAAAGCCTTCCCTATAGTAAAGAGAAAGGCTATTTGCCCATAAGCCTTCAGTACCGTCCATATACTGCAAAATCAGCACGTAAAGAAAGTATCGCCGGTGAGGATCGTTCCTATTACAATAAAACAACTACAACTGAAAACGAAAGCGATCTTGATATGATTCTTGACACAAGAAAATTAATGCCCGGAAAGCCGGTAATCGTTGTTGCTAATGCTAAAAACCCTTTTATAGTCAGTGAATTTGAGACAGCTTGCGATGCCCTTATTTTGCACTTTGGGGTACGGGCTCAAGTTCTTCTGGATATTCTCAGTGGAACGGCAGAACCCTCTGCACTGCTCCCTTTTCAAATGCCCCTGGATATGGAAACCGTGGAAGCTCAGTTTGAGGATGTTCCCCGGGATATGAAGCCATACAAGGATGAATGCGGTAATACCTATGATTTCGCCTTTGGGTCTAACTGGCACGGGGTAATATCAGATTGGCGAACCGTAAAATACGGTCCCAAGTGA
- a CDS encoding GH39 family glycosyl hydrolase yields MDTNYEIVHYKQGLSVHILIHGGSRFRLHWHTEIEIILVLKGHIQLTVGGQRYELVQDDLFFINANEIHSTAGSEDTIVAVLQIDPAFCVKHYPALENCYILWPREMLRNYAGENQKEEIANFLSRLRYLFASILEEYRKNENGYQLVIEGLLNTLMALIIRSVPSKNQLIAPDDKRNKEYGRIHSLLKYIQKNYAERITLNTLADRAGLSVYYFSHFFKDNVGISFLEYLNQIRLYNATNMLSQKEMLISDIALGCGFTSVKAFNKVFKDFHGITPGEYRHQQVSFAPFENSDSYAYMNFDSLQVLSQLQEYLAVPSPSAALSSVELILENNIIVDAGKAVEGELFPNWEDLGSVGRAYDCLRSDLQNQIREAAKELGIRHLRFHGIFGEEMRVVNRDKEGKIQFCWTYIDRVFDFLTETGVCPMVDLTFMPNAFKSGEKTIFRYRGNISLPRDLSEWAALITAFANHCIDRYGREEVRRWYFEIWNEPDFLCVSSQEEYFAFYKATAEAFLRADHALKIAGPSIIQPMPGYDKWLDTFVEFLNANNLPLDCFTFHIYGESNWNSTNHRRHALSRIGDRNHFTDCVTTYTEKIARLNKRVNKIFITEFNISAEHGNYLLDTMFAACHLLYNYLCNHDRLNGIAFWTLSDIFEEDEILIPAFGGGFGLVTAEGIRKPSWWALWFLHHVRGAILARGDEYVITKKDDGIAILIFRYVYYDQFFTEGDHSLLSFTTRYEVFEKKSPALFAFTVQGLSGKYTAREYTLDRTHGSAFDIFADMGFPQELSSYDTEYLRSMAHPHTTVKSISLTGSFTTQVIVPPQGIKMIILKKTVE; encoded by the coding sequence ATGGATACAAATTACGAGATTGTCCATTATAAACAAGGGCTCAGTGTCCATATTCTGATTCACGGTGGTAGTCGTTTTCGGCTCCATTGGCATACTGAAATTGAAATAATATTGGTCCTTAAAGGGCATATACAGCTTACCGTAGGAGGGCAGCGGTATGAACTGGTGCAGGACGATTTATTTTTTATTAATGCCAATGAGATCCACAGCACTGCGGGCAGCGAAGATACTATTGTTGCGGTTTTACAGATAGATCCGGCCTTTTGTGTCAAACATTACCCTGCGCTGGAAAACTGTTATATCCTCTGGCCCAGAGAAATGCTCCGTAATTACGCCGGTGAAAATCAAAAAGAAGAAATAGCCAATTTTCTAAGCAGACTTCGGTATCTTTTCGCTTCCATACTGGAGGAATATCGTAAAAACGAAAATGGCTATCAACTGGTTATAGAGGGACTGCTCAATACCCTGATGGCCCTGATTATCCGCAGCGTCCCTTCCAAAAATCAGCTAATCGCCCCTGATGATAAACGGAATAAAGAATACGGACGTATTCACAGCCTCCTTAAGTATATACAAAAAAACTATGCGGAACGGATAACCCTGAATACTCTGGCCGATCGAGCAGGGTTAAGCGTCTATTATTTTTCCCATTTTTTTAAGGACAATGTGGGTATCTCTTTTCTGGAATATCTCAACCAGATACGGCTTTATAACGCTACCAACATGCTTTCCCAAAAGGAAATGCTCATCAGCGATATTGCTCTGGGCTGCGGATTTACCAGCGTAAAGGCTTTTAATAAGGTATTTAAAGATTTCCACGGTATTACCCCGGGAGAATACCGGCATCAGCAGGTTTCATTCGCCCCCTTTGAAAATTCAGATTCCTACGCCTATATGAATTTTGATTCGCTTCAGGTGCTTTCCCAACTACAGGAATATCTCGCTGTGCCATCTCCAAGTGCTGCCTTATCAAGCGTGGAATTAATACTGGAAAACAACATCATTGTGGACGCCGGAAAGGCCGTGGAGGGGGAGCTTTTCCCCAATTGGGAAGACCTTGGCTCTGTAGGAAGAGCCTACGATTGTCTGCGCTCTGATTTGCAGAATCAAATCCGGGAAGCCGCAAAGGAGCTGGGGATAAGGCACCTGAGGTTCCACGGGATTTTCGGCGAAGAGATGCGGGTAGTAAATCGGGACAAAGAAGGCAAGATACAGTTCTGTTGGACCTATATCGACCGGGTATTCGATTTTCTTACGGAAACCGGCGTATGCCCTATGGTGGATCTAACCTTTATGCCCAATGCTTTTAAAAGCGGTGAGAAAACCATTTTCCGGTACCGGGGCAATATTTCCTTACCCCGGGATTTAAGCGAATGGGCGGCCCTCATCACGGCTTTTGCGAATCATTGCATCGACCGGTACGGCAGGGAGGAGGTGCGGCGCTGGTATTTTGAAATATGGAATGAGCCGGATTTTTTGTGCGTCTCTTCCCAGGAAGAATATTTTGCCTTTTATAAAGCCACTGCGGAAGCCTTTCTCAGGGCGGACCATGCCCTTAAGATAGCGGGGCCCTCCATTATTCAGCCAATGCCGGGGTACGATAAATGGCTGGACACATTTGTTGAATTTCTCAATGCTAATAATTTGCCCCTTGATTGCTTTACCTTTCATATTTATGGGGAGAGCAATTGGAATTCCACTAACCATCGCCGCCATGCTTTATCACGAATAGGGGACAGGAATCATTTTACCGATTGTGTTACCACCTATACAGAAAAAATAGCCCGTCTTAATAAGCGGGTAAACAAAATATTTATAACTGAATTTAATATTTCAGCCGAACATGGTAATTACCTTTTGGATACCATGTTTGCTGCGTGTCACCTGCTGTATAACTACCTGTGCAACCATGATCGTCTGAACGGAATAGCTTTCTGGACCCTATCGGATATTTTCGAGGAAGACGAAATACTCATCCCTGCCTTCGGCGGCGGTTTTGGGCTGGTTACTGCCGAGGGAATCCGCAAGCCTTCCTGGTGGGCCTTATGGTTTCTGCACCATGTGCGGGGAGCTATTCTCGCCAGGGGTGATGAATATGTTATCACCAAGAAAGACGACGGTATTGCCATCCTGATCTTCCGCTATGTGTACTACGATCAATTTTTTACCGAAGGGGACCATTCACTGCTCAGTTTTACTACCCGTTACGAGGTTTTTGAAAAAAAATCTCCTGCACTGTTTGCCTTTACCGTACAGGGACTCTCGGGAAAGTATACGGCACGGGAATATACCCTGGACCGGACCCACGGAAGCGCCTTTGATATCTTTGCTGATATGGGTTTTCCCCAGGAGCTTTCTTCGTATGATACAGAATATTTGCGATCCATGGCCCATCCTCATACAACGGTAAAATCAATTTCTCTGACAGGATCTTTTACAACCCAGGTTATCGTACCGCCTCAGGGCATTAAGATGATCATTCTCAAAAAAACAGTGGAATAG
- a CDS encoding catechol 2,3-dioxygenase → MGFKSTLRPGLIQLRVLDLDKTLDCYKNVVGLDEVGRTSDGRVMLKCYDEFDHHSVVLRKASEAGLDYVAFKVADVKALEEIKVKTEKFGYKVTELKANDEQPGFGKRYAFTICTGHQLQVYAEVELAKKFPPIKNPDIWHEQPRGMRATRLDHFLLYGPGIDEAERFMKEVFDMYVPEVCNTPDGKRLAAWITGSNKAHDLAFVEYPKPGKMHHFAFFLETWQDVLNAADLIAINHLKLDIGPTRHAITRGTTIYFWEPSGNRIETYCGGYTAYPDNPQRVWDADQLGRGLFYFSGEMIPSFLEVVT, encoded by the coding sequence ATGGGATTTAAATCAACGCTTCGACCAGGTCTCATTCAGCTGCGGGTGCTGGATTTGGATAAGACCCTGGATTGCTACAAGAACGTTGTCGGATTGGATGAAGTCGGACGGACCAGCGATGGCCGGGTAATGCTGAAATGCTACGATGAATTTGATCATCACAGCGTGGTGCTCCGCAAGGCCTCTGAAGCCGGCTTGGATTACGTGGCCTTTAAGGTAGCGGATGTCAAGGCCCTGGAGGAAATCAAGGTAAAGACCGAAAAATTCGGCTATAAGGTGACAGAACTCAAGGCCAACGACGAGCAGCCCGGTTTTGGCAAACGCTATGCCTTTACCATCTGTACGGGCCACCAGCTCCAGGTTTATGCGGAGGTGGAACTGGCCAAGAAATTCCCCCCGATCAAGAACCCCGACATTTGGCACGAGCAGCCCCGGGGCATGAGGGCCACTAGGCTGGATCACTTCCTCCTCTACGGACCCGGCATTGATGAAGCGGAACGGTTCATGAAAGAAGTCTTCGACATGTACGTCCCCGAAGTTTGTAATACCCCGGACGGGAAGCGGCTCGCCGCCTGGATCACCGGCTCCAACAAAGCCCACGATCTGGCCTTTGTGGAATACCCCAAGCCCGGCAAGATGCATCACTTCGCCTTCTTCCTGGAAACCTGGCAGGACGTTCTCAACGCCGCGGACCTTATCGCCATCAACCACCTGAAACTGGACATAGGCCCCACCCGGCACGCCATCACCCGGGGCACCACCATCTACTTCTGGGAACCCTCGGGCAACCGCATCGAGACCTATTGCGGCGGCTACACCGCATACCCGGACAATCCCCAGCGGGTATGGGACGCGGACCAGCTCGGTAGGGGTCTTTTCTACTTCTCCGGGGAAATGATACCCAGCTTCCTGGAAGTGGTTACCTAA
- a CDS encoding 2Fe-2S iron-sulfur cluster-binding protein, which yields MGQIWQVRVPELGKDFPCKEDESVFAAMIRARTGPVTYGCAGGGCGACRMRISSGEWEAFKNMSVAHVTEDDRKEGIVLLCCVQPRSDLTIARV from the coding sequence ATGGGGCAGATCTGGCAGGTCAGGGTACCGGAACTGGGGAAGGATTTCCCCTGCAAGGAAGATGAGTCGGTTTTTGCCGCCATGATCCGGGCCCGCACAGGGCCGGTGACTTACGGGTGCGCCGGTGGCGGCTGCGGCGCTTGCAGGATGCGGATCAGTTCCGGGGAGTGGGAGGCTTTTAAGAACATGAGCGTCGCCCACGTAACTGAGGATGATAGGAAAGAGGGAATAGTTCTTTTGTGTTGTGTTCAACCCCGCAGCGATTTAACCATCGCCCGGGTGTAG